The Vicingus serpentipes genome includes the window AACCTTTTATAATTACCATAGATTAGGTTTTGATATAATGACTAAAGATGCAAGTGAAGGAAGAAAAGTAGTATTTAATTCATTAAAAAATTTGGAAAGCGTATTTAACTACGACATGAATTCTTTTCAATTACAACTTTTTTTTAATGCTAAAAAAGATGAGTTGATTGATTTATTTAAAGAAGCTCAACCTTCTGAAAAAGCAGAAGTAGTTCTATTGCTCAAAAGAATTAACCCTGCAAATGGAAATGATTACGAAAAAATCTTAAAAAAATAATGTTAAGTTATTTATATATAGCAAACTACGCTATTATTGAAGAACTTAAAGTGGACTTTAATGATGGTTTTACTGTAATTACAGGAGAAACAGGAGCAGGGAAGTCTATCCTCCTGGGTGCTTTGTCGTTAATTTTAGGGAAAAGAGTTGATACATCTGTTTTAAACGATAAATCAAAAAAATGTGTGATAGAAGGAGTTTTTAAGATAATTGAGGAGAAACATGCTTCTTTTTTCAGTTTAAACGACTTAGATATTGATAATGAAACGACTGTTCGAAGAGAAATATCTCCTACGGGTAAATCTAGAGCTTTTATAAACGACACCCCAGTAAATTTAACTGTACTTAAAGAGTTTTCTGAATTATTGATTGATATTCATTCTCAACACCAAACGCTTCAAGTGAAAGATGTTGATTTTCAACTTAATGTTGTTGATTCTTATGCTGAATTATCTAATAAAGTAATCCTTTATAAAAAAGAATTCAAAAAATATATTGCTTTAAAAAGAGCTTATGAGAATTTAGTTAACCAAGAAAAAACAGCAAAATCGGATGTTGATTATTTAACTTTTCAATTAAATGAATTATTAGCACTTTCATTAAAAGAAAACGAGCAAGAAGAACTAGAGGCACAGTTAGAAATAATTAATAATTCAGAAGAAATTAAAGAAGTTTTACAGTTTTCTGTTGAAGCATTTAATAATTCTGACAATAATATAGTAAGCACAATAAAATCTATACAACAATCATTTAGCAAACTAAGTCATTGCTCAGAAGATTATAAAAATATTTCGGAGAGATTAAACTCTACATTTATTGAAGTTGCCGATATAGCTAGAGAAATAGAATTGTTAAATGACAATTCTGATTTTGATACAGATAATGCAGAATATATAAACCTTCGGCTAAATTCGATCTATAGCTTAGAACAAAAACATCATTTATCTAATTCAAATGAATTGATTCATCTTCAAGAAACGTTAAAAGATAAATTGGCTAAAATCAATTCTTTTGATGAAGAAATTGAAAATCATTTAAAAGAATTAGAATTAAAAGAAAAAGAACTAAGAGATATAGCAAAACAACTTTCAGCTAAACGAGTAAAATCTTTTGCTAAACTATCAAAAGAAATATTAACCAACTTATCGGAATTAGGAATGGCAGAAGCTTCATTTGAAGTTAGGCAAACATTGAGTGATAAATTAAATGAACATGGCTTAGATGAAATTACATTCTTATTTTCAGCCAACAAAGGTTTTTCACCAATAGAGTTGCATAAAGCGGCATCAGGTGGAGAGCTTTCCCGATTAATGTTAACCATTAAATCAATTTTAAGTAAAACAACAGATATTTCTACTATTTTATTTGATGAAATTGATACAGGAGTATCTGGTGATGTTGCTGATAAAATGGGGAGCATAATGAAACAGATGAGTAGTTCGATGCAAGTTATAGCAATTACTCATTTACCCCAAGTTGCAGCAAAAGGTAATCATCATTATAAAATTTCAAAGAAAATTACTAATGATAAAACAATAACTACATTATCAGTTTTATCTAAGGAGGATCGTATAAATGAATTAGCTAAAATGTTAAGTGGTAAAGAATTAACTAAAGCAGCTAGAGAAAATGCTAAAAATCTTATTTCAAATTAATATATTTGCAATTATTATGAAAAATAAAAAATATATAGTACTCTCTTTTGTCCTGGTATTTTTAGTTTCAATTTCATTACCATCATGTAATCCTCACAGAAGAGGAAGTACTGCTGGGCAAATAGGTGCAGGAGGAGGAAAGAAGTATCATAGAACACCAGCTTCTGCCAAAAGAAGAAGAACAAGCAAGTATAATTAAGAAAATATAAAAATGGCAAACGATTTATTAAAAGGTAAAAAAGGAATTATCTTCGGAGCATTAAATGAAAATTCAATAGCATGGCAAGTTGCAGAAAGAGCACACGAAGAAGGTGCTGAATTTATTTTAACAAATGCTCCAATAGCATTAAGAATGGGAGAGTTAAATGAACTTGCTCAAAAAACTAATTCTGACATAGTACCAGCAGATGTAACTTCAATTGAAGATTTAGAAAACCTTTTTAATAAGGCTGAAGAAAAGTTTGGTAAAATTGATTTTATATTGCATTCTATTGGAATGTCGATTAACGTTAGAAAAAAAATACATTACACTGAAGCTAACTATGAATACTACCATAAAGCAATGGATATTTCTGCCATTTCTTTTCATAAAGTAATGAAAGTAGCTAAGCAAAAAGATATAATGAATGAATGGGGTTCTATTTTAGCACTTTCATTTATTGCGGCTCAATTATCTATACCTGGTTATAATGACATGTCTGATGCGAAATCATTATTAGAATCTATAGCTAGAACTTTTGGCTATTATTATGGAGTAGATAAAAAAGTTAGAATAAATACCATTTCTCAATCGCCAACTAAAACAACAGCTGGTGGTGGAATTAAAGGTTTCAACTCTTTATATGATTATGCTGATTTAAATTCACCTTTAGGAAATGCACCGGCATTAGACTGTGCGAACTATTGTATTGCAATGTTCTCCGATTTAACTAAATATGTAACTATGCAAAACCTTTTCCATGATGGAGGTTTTTCTAGAACTGGAGTTACAGATAAGATGATGCATAAATTAGGATTTGAATAATTCAAATTTAATTATTTAAGATATAAAAAAAAGGCTACCAAATGGTAGCCTTTTTCTTTTAAAGTTGCTTTTTTAATATTATTTATCTTCTTCCTTAGAGTTGTCTTTTTTCTTTTTTCCTTTTACTACAGAGAATATTAACTCTTTTGTTACATCATCTAATTCAACTTTAATTGTATCCCCTGCATGAATAGTAGATTGAATAATTTCTTCAGCTAATGGATCTTCTAAATATTTTTGAATAGCCCTCTTTAATGGTCTAGCACCATAAGCTTCATCATATCCTTTATCTGCAATATAATCTTTCGCTTTTTCAGTTAAATCAATGGTGTAACCTAAGTCAGCAACTCTCTTATATAAATTATCTAATTCTATATCAATAATCTTGTGAATATCTTCAAGTTTTAATGAGTTAAACATTACAACATCATCAATCCTATTTAAGAATTCAGGAGCAAAGGCTTTTTTAAGTGCGTTTTGGATAACTGATGAATTATGCTCTTGTGCACTTTCTTTTTTAGCAGAAGTTGCAAAGCCTACACCTTGACCAAAGTCTTTTAGTTGACGAGCTCCAATATTAGATGTCATAATAATGATCGTATTCTTAAAGTTTATTTTCCTTCCTAAGCTATCAGTTAAAATACCATCATCAAGTGCTTGTAGCAATAAGTTAAAAACATCTGGGTGAGCTTTTTCTACTTCATCTAATAAAATAATAGAGTAGGGCTTTCTTCTAACTTTTTCAGTTAATTGGCCACCTTCTTCATAACCAACGTATCCCGGAGGCGCTCCAACCAATCTTGAAACAGCAAATTTTTCCATATACTCACTCATGTCAATTCTAATTAAAGCATCATCAGAATCGAATAAGTAGCGAGCTAAAACTTTTGCAAGCTGAGTTTTACCAACGCCTGTTGGACCTAAGAATATAAATGAGCCAATTGGTTTGTTAGGATCTTTTAATCCTGCTCTATTACGTTGAATTGCTTTTACAACTTTTTTAATTGCTTCATCTTGTCCAATTACCTTATCATGTATTTCGTCATACATTTTAACTAAACGATCTCCTTCAGCTTGAGCAATTCTTCTTGTAGGAATTCCAGTCATCATTCCCACAACTTCAGCAACATTGTCTTCAGTTACGGTTTCTCTGTTGTTTTTTGTTTCTTCTTCCCAAGCATTTTTAGCAACATCTAAATCTTTTAGTAAGTTACGTTCAGTATCTCTTAATTGAGCTGCTTCTTCGTATTTTTGGCTACGAACAACATGGTTCTTTTTCTCTTTTATTTCCTCGATTTTTTTCTCGATTTCAATAATGTTTTTAGGAACCTTTATGTTTGTAATATGCACTCTAGAACCAGCCTCATCCAAAGCATCAATTGCTTTATCAGGAAGGTGTCTATCAGTCATGTATCTATCAGTTAACTTCACACAAGCTTCAATTGCTTCGTCAGTATAGTTAACATTATGATGAGATTCATACTTATCTTTAATGTTGTTTAATATAGTAATGGTTTCATCAACAGAAGTAGGTTCAACAATTACTTTTTGAAAACGTCTTTCTAAAGCTCCATCTTTTTCTATGTATTGTCTGTACTCATCAAGAGTAGTTGCTCCAATACATTGTATTTCACCCCTTGCTAGTGCAGGTTTAAACATGTTAGAAGCATCTAAAGAACCTGAAGCACCTCCAGCACCTATAATAGTGTGGATTTCGTCAATAAACAAAATAATATCTGGAGATTTCTCTAATTCATTCATTACAGCTTTCATACGCTCTTCAAACTGACCTCTATATTTTGTTCCAGCAACTAAAGAAGCTAAATCAAGCGTAACAATTCGTTTTCCAAACAAAACTCTAGAAACTTTCTTTTGAGTAATTCTTAACGCTAAACCTTCTGCAATAGCAGATTTACCAACTCCAGGTTCTCCCAAAAGAATAGGGTTGTTCTTTTTACGTCTTGATAAAATTTGAGAAACTCTTTCAATTTCTTTTTCACGACCTACAATAGGATCTAATTTTCCTTCTTCAGCATATTTAGTTAAATCTCTACCAAAGTTATCTAAAACAGGAGTTTTTGATTTTACATCGCCACCCTTTTGAGCGCCAGCTCCACCGGAACCACCCATAAAACCTTTTCCATCATCATCTTCTTCATTATCTGAATTCGGGAATTCAGCTCTTGGCTGATTATCTTCTTCTATTAGATTCATCATCATTATTTCTTCTTTAATATCGGTATAAGATACATTAAATTTTGATAGCGTTTGTGCTGCTATGTTGTTTTCTTCCTTTAAAATAGAAAGTAATAAATGCTCAGTACCAATTATGTTGTTTTTAAAAACCTTAGCTTCTAAATAAGTGATTTTAAGCACTTTCTCAGCTTGCTTTACTAAAGGTATATTAGTTAAATGACTAGCAGTTCCATCACCAATTTTGGTTGACTGTTCAATTTGTTTTCTTAAAACCTTTAAATCAACCCCCAAAGAGTTTAATATTTTAACAGCTAGGCCATCACCTTCTCTTATAATTCCTAATAATAAATGTTCTACACCTATATAGTCATGTCCAAGTCTTAAAGCCTCTTCTTTACTGTAGGTGATTACATCCTTAACCTTAGTCGAAAAATTTGCATCCATAATCTGAAATTTATTTAAATCTTATTAAAGTTAAGACTTAATGGTATATCTCAAAAATAATTATAACGTCATTATTAAAGTCTTAAATAAACACCCCTTTTTTCAACAAAAATTTGTTAGTAAGTAAGGTGTTTTTTTGCGGTCTAAAACTAGCAATTTTGTGTACTTTCGAGAGATTGAAAAAAAAAGCAAAACGCACAAAATAATTAAGTAAAAAATATGGCAGACGGAGAAAAAATTATTCAGATAAACATTGAGGATGAGATGAAGTCAGCTTACATTGATTATTCAATGTCAGTTATTGTTTCTAGAGCACTTCCAGACGTAAGAGATGGTTTAAAACCAGTTCATCGTAGAATATTATATGGAATGTTAGATTTAGGAGTACGTTCAAATAGTGCACACAAGAAATCTGCTAGAATTGTAGGAGAGGTTTTAGGTAAATATCACCCACATGGAGATACTGCTGTTTATGATTCTATGGTACGTATGGCTCAAGAATGGTCATTACGTTATATGCTCGTTGATGGACAAGGTAACTTTGGTTCTGTTGATGGAGATAGTCCTGCTGCGATGAGATATACTGAAGCAAGGTTGCGAAAAATTGCTGAAGAAATG containing:
- the recN gene encoding DNA repair protein RecN; amino-acid sequence: MLSYLYIANYAIIEELKVDFNDGFTVITGETGAGKSILLGALSLILGKRVDTSVLNDKSKKCVIEGVFKIIEEKHASFFSLNDLDIDNETTVRREISPTGKSRAFINDTPVNLTVLKEFSELLIDIHSQHQTLQVKDVDFQLNVVDSYAELSNKVILYKKEFKKYIALKRAYENLVNQEKTAKSDVDYLTFQLNELLALSLKENEQEELEAQLEIINNSEEIKEVLQFSVEAFNNSDNNIVSTIKSIQQSFSKLSHCSEDYKNISERLNSTFIEVADIAREIELLNDNSDFDTDNAEYINLRLNSIYSLEQKHHLSNSNELIHLQETLKDKLAKINSFDEEIENHLKELELKEKELRDIAKQLSAKRVKSFAKLSKEILTNLSELGMAEASFEVRQTLSDKLNEHGLDEITFLFSANKGFSPIELHKAASGGELSRLMLTIKSILSKTTDISTILFDEIDTGVSGDVADKMGSIMKQMSSSMQVIAITHLPQVAAKGNHHYKISKKITNDKTITTLSVLSKEDRINELAKMLSGKELTKAARENAKNLISN
- a CDS encoding enoyl-ACP reductase FabI; this encodes MANDLLKGKKGIIFGALNENSIAWQVAERAHEEGAEFILTNAPIALRMGELNELAQKTNSDIVPADVTSIEDLENLFNKAEEKFGKIDFILHSIGMSINVRKKIHYTEANYEYYHKAMDISAISFHKVMKVAKQKDIMNEWGSILALSFIAAQLSIPGYNDMSDAKSLLESIARTFGYYYGVDKKVRINTISQSPTKTTAGGGIKGFNSLYDYADLNSPLGNAPALDCANYCIAMFSDLTKYVTMQNLFHDGGFSRTGVTDKMMHKLGFE
- a CDS encoding ATP-dependent Clp protease ATP-binding subunit — protein: MDANFSTKVKDVITYSKEEALRLGHDYIGVEHLLLGIIREGDGLAVKILNSLGVDLKVLRKQIEQSTKIGDGTASHLTNIPLVKQAEKVLKITYLEAKVFKNNIIGTEHLLLSILKEENNIAAQTLSKFNVSYTDIKEEIMMMNLIEEDNQPRAEFPNSDNEEDDDGKGFMGGSGGAGAQKGGDVKSKTPVLDNFGRDLTKYAEEGKLDPIVGREKEIERVSQILSRRKKNNPILLGEPGVGKSAIAEGLALRITQKKVSRVLFGKRIVTLDLASLVAGTKYRGQFEERMKAVMNELEKSPDIILFIDEIHTIIGAGGASGSLDASNMFKPALARGEIQCIGATTLDEYRQYIEKDGALERRFQKVIVEPTSVDETITILNNIKDKYESHHNVNYTDEAIEACVKLTDRYMTDRHLPDKAIDALDEAGSRVHITNIKVPKNIIEIEKKIEEIKEKKNHVVRSQKYEEAAQLRDTERNLLKDLDVAKNAWEEETKNNRETVTEDNVAEVVGMMTGIPTRRIAQAEGDRLVKMYDEIHDKVIGQDEAIKKVVKAIQRNRAGLKDPNKPIGSFIFLGPTGVGKTQLAKVLARYLFDSDDALIRIDMSEYMEKFAVSRLVGAPPGYVGYEEGGQLTEKVRRKPYSIILLDEVEKAHPDVFNLLLQALDDGILTDSLGRKINFKNTIIIMTSNIGARQLKDFGQGVGFATSAKKESAQEHNSSVIQNALKKAFAPEFLNRIDDVVMFNSLKLEDIHKIIDIELDNLYKRVADLGYTIDLTEKAKDYIADKGYDEAYGARPLKRAIQKYLEDPLAEEIIQSTIHAGDTIKVELDDVTKELIFSVVKGKKKKDNSKEEDK